The following are from one region of the Sorghum bicolor cultivar BTx623 chromosome 2, Sorghum_bicolor_NCBIv3, whole genome shotgun sequence genome:
- the LOC8059923 gene encoding uncharacterized protein LOC8059923 encodes MDYGGNCTATATLHEQVQCSSDAIKTFSNTRTRQIWLGNALLFASPGVIGVLVGIGGYGQRYRHHPSIRFIFLGANTLFLPIVSSVVSSLSDSSNDYVNSPNNKCTGSTLAALCYSNIHPCTVITWAFLVQIASINTTSVVATDTRESPRIGPSLELLVKGIWILYLGASITGNRFFYGIFGVSHGKNHMSSVSTSICSKIMFAPFVLICAKLWLKCYAFKKARSSFALGRNPGLVFGYMQQLQQQERIPHGEPLIGEDAGPPPLLVMGEDRRQVVNHPCGYVFTNGSGDNNNGLVTLDKIWQSDKALLMVPKLKDLCLSYALFKLLRCRFARYKISDVDSVRMLAFFRSLLLMEGGHDRVFRVIADELCFVHDYYYSSSSISYAKCWVPILNTFISLLSIVYCIVAASFILALAVSAQHQKGHLTQIQCHFWCTQLLAASRRRSQNFGSLYVDLVAVFLLLALVLSTEVRDIASYICSNWTKVALTYHHVNCTSSQHPLGIQNWVVSRLLKCRSMTVNQWEETIGQCSVLALDHPIPSPTVRLINFFRLPDEMIKVKVPEAVKVCILDVLRSICNNSHGLHRLSNGASSLRRIQDGDRFIWACNGNGTADIILTWHIATCILEARHPYRHDLVKGSPFVSDQHKVAATHLSRYCAYLMTWFPEILPDEIEWSKSLYEVVKENATRVIAVRAATWLQLAPEAKYLELVQLLSEGSNHEVLQNGVRLGKQLVEEFTEAEEIAWAMVADFWAEMILYVASLKNLRGHSNTIARGGELITLLWALLFHAGIVSRPGETGTAASV; translated from the coding sequence ATGGATTATGGAGGGAACTGTACCGCAACTGCTACATTGCATGAACAGGTCCAATGCTCAAGTGACGCCATTAAAACCTTCAGCAACACCAGGACAAGGCAGATATGGCTGGGGAATGCACTGCTGTTTGCCAGTCCTGGCGTCATAGGAGTCTTAGTTGGGATAGGCGGCTACGGCCAGCGCTATCGCCACCACCCCTCGATCCGTTTCATATTCCTTGGAGCCAACACACTATTCTTGCCCATTGTGTCCTCTGTCGTCTCCAGCCTTAGTGACAGCTCCAATGATTATGTCAACTCACCAAATAACAAATGCACGGGATCAACCTTGGCTGCTTTGTGCTATTCCAATATCCATCCATGCACTGTCATAACATGGGCATTCCTTGTTCAAATTGCCTCCATCAACACTACCTCTGTTGTCGCTACTGACACTAGAGAAAGTCCAAGGATAGGACCTTCTCTCGAGCTACTTGTTAAGGGCATCTGGATCTTGTACCTAGGTGCTAGCATCACCGGAAACCGGTTTTTCTATGGGATCTTTGGAGTATCACATGGTAAAAACCACATGTCATCGGTCTCCACTTCCATCTGTTCCAAAATAATGTTCGCACCTTTTGTTCTCATTTGTGCCAAACTTTGGCTCAAGTGCTATGCATTTAAAAAGGCAAGGAGCTCATTTGCACTAGGACGTAATCCTGGCCTTGTCTTTGGGTACATGCAGCAGCTACAACAACAAGAAAGAATTCCACATGGTGAACCTCTGATAGGTGAGGATGCCGGCCCTCCTCCTCTCCTGGTTATGGGAGAAGATAGGAGACAAGTGGTGAATCATCCTTGTGGGTATGTCTTCACCAATGGCTCAGGAGACAACAATAATGGCTTGGTTACCCTTGATAAAATTTGGCAGTCAGACAAGGCTCTTCTGATGGTACCGAAACTAAAAGATTTGTGCTTGTCCTATGCACTATTCAAGTTGCTGAGGTGCCGGTTTGCAAGGTACAAGATTTCTGATGTTGACTCTGTGAGGATGCTAGCATTTTTTCGTAGCTTGCTGCTAATGGAGGGTGGACATGACAGGGTGTTCAGGGTGATTGCCGATGAGCTTTGTTTTGTTCATGATTACTATTATTCATCCTCCTCAATATCCTATGCAAAGTGTTGGGTACCCATTTTGAATACCTTTATCTCCCTCTTGAGCATAGTTTATTGCATTGTGGCTGCAAGCTTCATTTTGGCACTTGCAGTGTCAGCTCAGCACCAGAAAGGCCATCTCACACAGATCCAATGTCACTTCTGGTGCACTCAACTACTGGCGGCAAGCAGAAGAAGGTCTCAAAACTTTGGAAGCTTGTACGTTGATTTGGTGGCAGTATTTTTGCTTCTTGCTTTGGTCCTTTCTACTGAGGTGAGGGATATTGCTTCATACATTTGCTCCAACTGGACAAAAGTAGCCCTCACATACCATCATGTAAATTGTACCTCTTCTCAACATCCACTTGGAATTCAAAATTGGGTTGTTAGCCGTTTGCTAAAGTGCCGAAGCATGACAGTGAACCAATGGGAAGAAACAATAGGCCAGTGCTCAGTACTGGCTCTTGATCACCCAATACCAAGCCCTACTGTCCGTCTCATCAATTTTTTCAGGTTGCCGGACGAAATGATCAAGGTCAAGGTGCCGGAAGCAGTGAAGGTTTGCATCTTAGATGTGCTCAGAAGCATCTGCAATAACAGCCATGGGCTGCATCGTCTAAGCAATGGAGCATCATCTCTGCGGCGGATCCAAGATGGTGACAGATTCATCTGGGCCTGCAACGGCAATGGTACTGCAGACATCATACTTACATGGCACATCGCCACATGCATCCTTGAGGCGAGGCATCCTTACCGTCATGATTTGGTGAAAGGTTCTCCATTCGTCTCTGATCAACACAAGGTTGCTGCAACTCATCTATCACGGTACTGTGCGTACCTTATGACCTGGTTCCCGGAGATTCTCCCTGACGAGATTGAATGGAGCAAGAGCTTGTATGAAGTTGTCAAGGAGAATGCCACACGTGTCATCGCTGTCCGGGCTGCGACCTGGCTGCAGTTGGCACCTGAGGCTAAGTACCTGGAGCTAGTGCAGTTGCTAAGTGAAGGCTCCAATCATGAGGTGTTGCAGAACGGAGTGAGGCTCGGAAAGCAGTTGGTTGAGGAATTCACCGAGGCTGAGGAAATAGCATGGGCAATGGTGGCTGACTTCTGGGCGGAGATGATCCTATATGTCGCGTCTTTGAAGAATCTGAGAGGTCACTCCAATACCATCGCCCGTGGTGGAGAACTGATCACCCTTCTCTGGGCATTGCTCTTCCATGCTGGGATAGTTAGTAGGCCGGGAGAAACCGGCACAGCAGCTAGTGTTTGA